Proteins encoded in a region of the Veillonella parvula genome:
- the thiM gene encoding hydroxyethylthiazole kinase gives MTYNNLNINGSNWSELNILETLRKRNPLVICITNDVVRTFTANGLLAIGASPVMSECSEDLKDLIVHAAALLINIGTVTPDKVTYYKEAITLAKAHEVPIILDPVGCHAGAYRLSVVLDLIKTNTISLLRGNQSEIKAIYDALNTNHKIDRSLSGKGVDGEQVEDSAIITYRLARQINCPVVATGEEDYVSDGTRVFAVPHGHPIMTAVTGTGCLLGAVLAAFFSSYYPFMHDRSIGEFLAYALAYYGLAGESAVKVSGVKPGSFSVAFMDALYEFDDAMLLSGNRIRPVVVPDQLKVYFISGTQDVGFNERHLLDTVEAACRGGVTCFQFREKGTGTLGGQQKLELAQQLKEICAMYNVLYIINDDVDLAVAVNADGVHVGQEDMRLEDVRNLVGNKVVGISIHSVEELHKTDVVYADCVGVGPMYATSSKPDAQEPCGPDRITELRAEGLTLPCVGIGGITLDNATPVLQAGASGVAVISAIAHADNPYEAAEAFKNLVDKIKI, from the coding sequence GCATCACCCGTGATGAGTGAGTGCAGCGAAGACTTAAAAGATCTTATCGTTCATGCTGCGGCACTACTCATTAACATTGGGACCGTTACACCAGATAAGGTTACTTATTACAAAGAGGCTATTACGTTAGCGAAGGCTCATGAGGTACCCATTATACTAGACCCTGTGGGTTGTCACGCTGGAGCTTATCGATTATCTGTTGTTTTAGACTTGATTAAAACTAATACTATTTCGTTGCTACGAGGGAACCAAAGTGAAATCAAAGCCATCTATGATGCTCTTAATACAAATCATAAGATTGACAGGTCTCTCTCTGGTAAGGGCGTAGATGGGGAACAAGTTGAGGATAGCGCAATTATAACGTATCGTCTTGCACGCCAAATTAACTGTCCTGTTGTCGCAACGGGCGAAGAGGACTACGTTTCTGATGGAACTCGTGTATTTGCTGTTCCTCATGGGCATCCAATCATGACAGCTGTAACAGGGACCGGCTGTCTGTTAGGGGCTGTGTTAGCTGCGTTTTTTAGTTCCTATTATCCATTCATGCATGACAGGTCTATCGGTGAGTTTCTTGCGTATGCACTGGCTTACTATGGACTTGCTGGTGAAAGTGCGGTTAAGGTGAGCGGTGTAAAACCTGGCAGCTTTAGTGTGGCATTTATGGATGCCTTATATGAATTCGATGATGCGATGCTTTTATCTGGAAACAGAATACGACCCGTAGTTGTGCCCGATCAACTAAAGGTATATTTTATTAGTGGTACGCAAGATGTAGGTTTTAATGAAAGACATTTACTAGATACTGTTGAAGCTGCTTGTCGGGGTGGCGTGACATGCTTTCAGTTTAGAGAGAAGGGCACAGGAACATTAGGAGGGCAACAAAAATTAGAATTAGCTCAACAGTTAAAAGAAATCTGTGCCATGTATAATGTACTTTACATTATTAATGACGATGTAGACTTAGCAGTGGCTGTTAATGCTGATGGTGTTCACGTAGGACAAGAGGATATGCGTTTAGAAGACGTTCGTAATCTTGTAGGAAATAAGGTTGTTGGTATATCCATTCATTCTGTGGAGGAACTTCATAAGACTGATGTAGTGTATGCAGATTGTGTCGGTGTAGGTCCTATGTATGCCACAAGTAGCAAACCTGATGCTCAAGAGCCATGCGGACCAGATCGTATTACTGAGTTACGAGCAGAAGGTCTAACATTACCGTGCGTTGGTATTGGGGGTATTACCTTAGATAACGCAACGCCTGTTTTGCAAGCTGGTGCCAGTGGAGTAGCCGTAATATCTGCTATTGCTCATGCAGATAATCCATATGAAGCAGCAGAAGCATTTAAAAATTTAGTAGATAAAATAAAAATCTAG
- the rbr gene encoding rubrerythrin, with translation MAELKGSNTEKNLQAAFAGESQAFQKYTFYASAARKAGMNEIADYFEETAHNESAHAKLWFKALHGGDISADIEANLRDAAAGENYEHTTMYKEFADEAEKEGFAKIAFQMREVGKIEARHEARYLALAAQVSGNKVFHNDEPVAWICANCGYVHVGEEAPKICPVCAHPQAFFHRFVESI, from the coding sequence ATGGCAGAATTAAAAGGTTCTAACACTGAAAAAAATCTTCAAGCAGCATTTGCTGGCGAATCCCAAGCATTCCAAAAATATACATTCTACGCTAGTGCAGCTCGTAAAGCTGGCATGAACGAAATCGCTGACTATTTCGAAGAAACAGCTCACAACGAATCTGCACATGCTAAATTGTGGTTCAAAGCTCTTCATGGTGGCGATATTTCCGCTGATATCGAAGCTAACCTTCGCGATGCAGCAGCTGGTGAAAACTACGAACATACTACAATGTACAAAGAATTCGCTGACGAAGCTGAAAAAGAAGGCTTTGCTAAAATCGCTTTCCAAATGCGCGAAGTTGGTAAAATCGAAGCTCGTCATGAAGCTCGTTACCTTGCATTAGCAGCTCAAGTATCCGGTAACAAAGTATTCCACAATGACGAACCAGTAGCTTGGATCTGTGCTAACTGCGGTTACGTACACGTTGGTGAAGAAGCTCCAAAAATTTGCCCTGTATGTGCACATCCACAAGCTTTCTTCCACCGTTTCGTTGAATCCATCTAA
- a CDS encoding DUF951 domain-containing protein: MAFVRYYVGDVVKMKKSHPCGSDEWEVKRIGTDFLIVCNGCGHQLLMPRPKFEKAVKKIVSRLPENE, from the coding sequence ATGGCATTTGTTAGATATTACGTAGGCGATGTAGTGAAGATGAAAAAATCACATCCTTGTGGCAGTGATGAGTGGGAAGTTAAGCGAATCGGCACAGACTTCCTCATCGTATGTAATGGCTGTGGACATCAACTCTTGATGCCGCGCCCTAAATTTGAAAAGGCTGTTAAGAAAATCGTCTCTCGATTGCCGGAAAATGAGTAG
- the selD gene encoding selenide, water dikinase SelD: MVRLTDYVTSGGCACKIGPHILNRVLKAVTPVTNEHVLADMTGADDAGVYQISDTFALVQTLDFFTPMVNDPGLFGKIAAANALSDVYAMGGTPLTAMNIVGFPVPLVEQGVLTDVLNGAGSIVAEAGAAIVGGHSIENKEPIFGMSVTGQVNPHQIWKNKGAQVGDVLVLTKRIGTGIMNNALKADLFPVGTEQAVTSMSTLNRAAAEVAHNFTVHACTDVTGFSLMGHSVEMASASDVTIHIKVYDIPLFDDVIEAAQMGLIPAASYGNRKAITEVQVDEALDPVWTDIVFDPQTSGGLLFSVPASEGEPLVEAFHKTGIDCAAIVGTVESFSGLAVRVTE, translated from the coding sequence ATGGTACGACTTACTGATTATGTGACAAGTGGAGGCTGTGCGTGTAAGATTGGGCCTCATATATTGAACCGTGTGCTAAAAGCTGTAACACCCGTTACTAACGAGCATGTTCTCGCAGATATGACTGGTGCCGATGATGCAGGTGTATATCAAATCTCTGATACCTTTGCATTGGTGCAAACCTTAGATTTCTTTACACCTATGGTTAATGATCCTGGTTTATTTGGTAAAATTGCAGCTGCCAATGCACTAAGCGATGTGTATGCTATGGGTGGAACTCCTTTAACCGCGATGAATATCGTAGGCTTTCCGGTTCCTCTCGTCGAGCAAGGTGTTTTGACGGATGTGTTAAATGGGGCTGGTTCGATTGTAGCCGAGGCTGGTGCAGCTATCGTAGGTGGACACAGCATTGAAAATAAGGAACCTATCTTTGGGATGTCTGTGACTGGTCAAGTAAATCCCCATCAGATTTGGAAAAATAAAGGTGCTCAAGTAGGGGACGTGTTGGTACTAACAAAACGCATTGGTACAGGTATTATGAATAATGCGTTGAAAGCAGATTTATTCCCTGTAGGCACGGAACAGGCCGTTACTAGTATGAGTACTTTAAATCGTGCAGCGGCTGAGGTGGCACATAACTTTACAGTTCATGCTTGTACAGATGTTACGGGTTTTAGCCTCATGGGACACTCTGTAGAAATGGCAAGTGCTTCTGATGTGACGATTCATATTAAAGTTTACGATATCCCTCTTTTTGATGATGTCATCGAGGCGGCTCAAATGGGGTTAATTCCGGCTGCATCTTATGGTAATCGCAAGGCTATAACTGAAGTGCAAGTTGATGAGGCCTTGGATCCTGTATGGACGGATATTGTATTTGATCCTCAAACCTCTGGAGGGCTATTATTCTCTGTTCCTGCTAGCGAAGGTGAGCCACTTGTTGAGGCCTTTCATAAGACGGGTATTGACTGTGCTGCTATTGTGGGGACTGTTGAAAGCTTCAGCGGTTTAGCGGTACGCGTTACAGAATAA
- the yedF gene encoding sulfurtransferase-like selenium metabolism protein YedF — translation MSNTKELTVDVRGSLCPKPVIETKKVSDANPNAVITTIVDNEVSRDNVEKFGKSRGYGVAIRQDGKDFYLTMTPNANPVTEVSCEPMNYGNRVILMTKDYLGEGSEELGRNLMKTFWVCMLEADVKPSKIYFINSSVKMVVNDSVHLENIKKLAELGVEIAACGICLDYFGVKDELGVGSITNMYAITDAILGDNIVKL, via the coding sequence ATGAGCAATACAAAGGAATTAACGGTAGATGTGCGCGGTAGCTTGTGTCCAAAACCTGTTATTGAAACTAAGAAGGTAAGTGATGCGAATCCAAATGCTGTTATTACTACAATTGTAGATAATGAAGTGAGCCGCGATAATGTAGAGAAGTTTGGTAAGTCTCGTGGTTATGGTGTAGCTATTCGCCAAGATGGCAAGGATTTTTATCTTACTATGACACCAAATGCAAATCCGGTAACGGAAGTAAGTTGTGAACCTATGAACTATGGAAATCGCGTCATTCTGATGACGAAGGATTATCTTGGTGAAGGTAGTGAAGAGCTTGGCCGAAATTTGATGAAAACCTTCTGGGTATGTATGCTTGAAGCTGACGTAAAGCCTTCTAAGATTTATTTCATCAATAGCAGTGTTAAGATGGTAGTCAATGATTCGGTTCATTTGGAAAATATCAAGAAATTAGCTGAGCTTGGTGTAGAAATTGCAGCATGCGGCATTTGCCTTGATTATTTCGGTGTGAAAGATGAGTTGGGCGTAGGCAGTATTACTAATATGTACGCTATTACAGATGCAATCCTTGGAGATAATATTGTTAAGCTATAA
- a CDS encoding DUF3343 domain-containing protein — protein sequence MENKKLLIVFTSYYFGDKADKVLTELEVPHQLMATPPELYDMCGLSIAIDSSIVDQVKTILKEHKISISGLFWYEKGELAVPYKV from the coding sequence TTGGAAAATAAGAAATTACTTATAGTCTTTACATCCTATTATTTTGGGGATAAGGCAGATAAGGTATTAACAGAATTAGAGGTGCCTCATCAGTTGATGGCTACCCCCCCAGAGCTTTACGATATGTGCGGTTTATCTATTGCAATAGACTCAAGTATAGTGGATCAAGTAAAGACAATTTTAAAAGAACATAAAATTAGTATATCTGGCTTATTTTGGTATGAAAAAGGAGAGCTAGCCGTACCGTATAAAGTCTAG